AGTTGTACTATCATGAATCTCTTTTAGTGCTATGGTTAATTTGTTCTAAATTGCATGCATATTCAATTCTATCTCGGGTTAAGAAAATTAATTCTGGTAGCAGAAGAACCATCCAACTTGATGATTTGACCATTATCTAGCCAACGCCATCTAACAGTCTAACACCAGTGAAAAATCTCCACTGCCCTTGCTATATTGAATGTTCAAATTTACCTACCAATTCAAGAATCCTCTCTGTTTTCTAACAGCCACCCAATGATTCTGTTGTCTATCAAAAGAGCATCCTCTGCCAAAACATATTTCTGAATCCTAAAGAACCTTCAATTTGTGCCAAATAAGAATGTCAAGGAGCACACACTGTACCTAATAAATATGTCAAATATCATGTAGACTTATATAGGCAACCTTCGCAATCGTCTGACAAACACAAATCAATTATTATGTGCTAACTGCAAACTCAAGGAAGTAACCAAATTAAGAGAAGTCATATCTAGGCATCACATatacaaaaggaaaaaaagcaTGACCAGCACGAAAGGGGTGCAAGCAAGGCCAGAGGCCATCCAAATTTAACCAATAATATTCAGATGAGCTCCCGTCATTTACTGATGGCAAGATCCACTTGTATCTATCCTCGTGGAAGTAGTTGTCATTTACCCTAGACAGTAGACAGTAGACAGTAGACAGTGACTACCAAATGCAACTCTCAAGTCTCAACTATTATACATTTGTAGTTAACAATAAGGCAAAGAGATGGATCCCCAGCATAAGTGGAGTTTAAATGACCAAAGGTGTAACTATGATTGACAGGCAAATCTAACCaatcacagcagcagcagcacaaAAAAAGCCAAATTTTGTTAACATGCAGAACCCAAACAGGTTAAGAGGGAAAAAGCTAAAAATTTATGAGCACATTTCCTTTTTCCCATGAGGCTACTATAATGAATTTGCCTATCTTATGCAGTGAACCATAAGAATATTGGCATACACCTCATGCACAAGCACAAACAGGTTTTACTATATATATGTGTGTCCATGTTCACTTCCAACGCCTAAAGAATCCTACAACTCTATAAGCAAAGGAAAATGGGTGATTGAAAGTTACTCATCAAACATCATATAGGCGACATAAGTAATAGGTGAGGGATTACAAGTGAAGCATCTCTGCTCTAGACAGCAAAATTGAGGAAAGAACTTAGAAATGGAAGTAAGAGACTGAACTTACCCTGCTTTACACATAGAGAAATGCTAGTAACAATACAATCCACCCGCGTCCATCACTCCATCCATCCACACAGTAGGGATCAGTCATTCCACTTAAATCAGCCAAAAGTTACGTAACCAAAAAACAGAATACATAAATTTTCACTACCTACCATTTTTTTCTATGAGCTTTCTGTACAACATAGAATTCTCAAATTTGTAGTAAGAGTAACCCAGTCCTTCCATTTATATCCTATCCAAATATCCAATATATATCCTCACAACACAAGGGGAAATTTACAGCCTCCTGTGAGTCCTTATGAAATTTGTTGTATTCAATGCTATTGCAGCAGAGCAAGCATATACTCCAGCCAAGCACAATGAAGTGGTAACTAAACATAGAGCTTTCCACTGCCTTCCTGAAACAAGTATGGCGAATCCAGTGGATAAAAGAGCGATAACAGAGAGGACCTTTTTCCATGTTTCAAAGGCTTTAAGGACACCACTGCATTCCTTGCAATGGATCACATGTCGGAAATACCGGTTAGACCAATTCGGGGCATACATGGTCCCAAGCCCACCTTTAGCAGGAGATTGAGCCGAGAGTCCAGCAAATAGGCCTGCTGGGGCATGCTCAACAACTGCTGGAATTTCAGGGGGTGAAATAGTACTATGCCCAAAATGATAAGGCATCCCATGCCCAACTTTGTCCATCCACTTCCTGTATTCTGCAACCCAAGTATCAGAAGACTTCAAATTCAGGTAGAGTTCCTTTGTTGGGACTTTCTCTCTGATCAAAACCTCATTTTGGGACGAGAGGAAGCCCATGTCTTGCTCAAACACCTTACTAGCATTTTGGTGGAAATACCATGTGGGAAAGAATTTAGCAAGAGGCGATCTTTTAGTGGCTCCAAACCTCACAATTAGCATGGATTTCCCCTGCCCTGATGGCCTGCAAAGGAAGAGCCCGCTGAAGTAGTTTTTTTCTCCCTTTTCATCAACTATCTCTCGACTATTTGAGAGCACACATGGTGCCTCAAACCTCAGAAAATTTAACATAGATTTCTCGCTTTCTTTACCCCACCAGCCAGCAAAACCTCGGTCTGTTCTCTCTATGACTTCAAAAAGCAACGCTTGAGCGTCTTCTCGTTTTGCACTCCAATCAGTCCGATCATGGGATATTGGGACGTGGGCTGGGTCCATGAGATTCTCGAGGAGAATGGAGTGGTCGTATGGAAGTTCGTGTGTAGTTGAGATATCTTGAAACCCTGGCCTAGCAAAGTTTTCAAACCAAGGGAGTTTCTCGGCGTTTGGCGGGAATCTTTGGGACATCCACACCCACACAACTCCTTGAGAATCTCTCACTTCATAAGTCTTCACACATGCTTGTTTAGGAATTTTGGCTCCTGCTGGTAGCTGTTAGTTTAAATTCATGTAAGAACTTCATTAGAATCATGCATTTTGAGCAATGATGGAAAGTGAAAAGAGTGGAGTTCAAGGTGATTAAGAGAAGATGGTACTAGTATTGACCTGAGGTATCTTCACACATTGGCCTTCCCCTTCAAATTGCCAACCATGGTATAAACATTCCAACCTCCCATCAACTAATTGTCCTTCTGAAAGTTTGGCTAGCCTACATCAAACATCATATGATAAATAAGTCAACTTCTGTATCTTTTTGGGATTAATatcaaaataatgaatttaGAACTTCTTTATGATAATCGTTCTGGCAACACACCAAAAAAATATCTTTTTCACCTAAAATTTTGAGGCATTGATTTCTGAGTTAACAGATTAATTTCATAGGAGTTGGTCGATTTTGGATTATTGTTTCAAGGCTTCGTTTGGCGAAATTAGTCGACAAAAAGGTAAAAAGTTGACAAGTCGCTAGAATGCTAGTACTAACTGAAATGTGATGAAAGTTAGCTAGCTGCATTGGAGGTGCTTgataaaactaattgaactagcTGAGACATAAAGAATGTCGTAAAATTAAATGACTCAAATTTGCGTGATTAGATAGAAATAGGATGCATAATATACGTTACTATATTATGGGTGTAAATATGCAGGAAAATTTATCATAAGCTACCTTAGATTTAAAAAAGTTAAGCTTGATTTAATTTTGAGATGCTACCTCACCAAACACTTCCAAGGTAATATGCTAGCATTTCATCTCAGCGATGCTAAAAGGCTAAAATGCCTTGAGCCCTTGACAAACAATGCCCAGGCATCCAAGCATTTAACCATACTCTCAAGTCCCAACAGTTAAGGATGCAGAGTTATAGATTACATCGATTCAGAAATCGGAGAAACCCAAATAATCAATGATGTACTATGGTACTCAGACTCTTCAATTTTCTCTAGTACAGTTAAGGATGAAGGTATGCTTAATATCAATCCTTTCCATTACTATCCTAATGTACAACTTTCTATAGCTACCTTCAAATTTAACAAGAGTAGAGCTTAAATAATATCTACCCCTAGTTTTACCAAAATCATAATTCATAAACTAGCTTAGTTGGTTAATGTCAGGGGTGGTACTCATGGCAGTAGCCATGGTAACCAAGACCCGGTATCAAACCCCGTCTATATAGTCACTCTTTGTAGCACCCTGTCAGCTACATAGCTACTTAATTCAACCTGCTACCTCATGTCATCATCAATTCAATTTGTGTATTTTAAAATTGCTCAAACtagcaattaattaattatgtaaaTTGCTCAATTtagtaattaaataatcatgtataactaattaattaaaagaagATAAACTAATTACCTGTGTGGGCAACGATCTTCATAACACCTTAACTCACCGGAACCATCACGATACAGAACAAGCTGTTTATCAAATACAGTAAGACCCAAAGGAGCATCTTCTGGAATGTTCTTAGCTAAGTAAAGAGGGTACCATTCTGTTGTCCAATCATAACCCGCCACCTCTCTAACTCCTCTGACCTCTGCTTCGCTACTGGGACCCACAAAAACTTCATCTTCTCCTCCTccagaagatgatgatgatccaACGGTAACATCTGATGCAATTGCGTCTActttttttaatgataatttgggttttttatttgaatttttgatgAAATGATGAAGATGGAGGTGGAGGTGGGAATTTGATGGGTTTTGTGGAAAACAGAGTATTGGGGTTTTTGAGAGAGGAGTATATGGAAGAATTGCTTGCAACATTGCCATTTTTTGGGACTTTTTGAGCTCAAAACGCCCCAAATTATTTGGGAATATTACATTACGGAGAGAAGTAGGACAGTTTTTGGTTGCTTGGTGTTTTGGTGCACAGCTCGTAGCCACACGTTGCTAGTGAAGgtcctcttttttctttttctatttttttttccggtGAAAACAcggtattttttattttttttgtgcgAATGAGGCATaggggcaatataaattacgaATGGGGGTGGGGGATTCGAACTCGAGACCTATCGTACACAAGCCCTCAGTCTTAAACACGGAATCATTAATAACCAGTTATATAACACCGGGAATGAAAATAGATCTATGACTATAGATTTAGAGAATATATAACTGTACATTTACaacaattactattctgcatCGTAAAGCACAACTCTTACTCCAACGCATCTAGCTTGACACGACCACTCATTTTCAATATTCTGGCATCTTTTTAAATAGAGCACCTCGCAATCTGCGCAAAAATTATTATGATCGACGAGTTGATACAAAACCTAAATTCGTATCAATCCAAATCACATTTTCAGTtatcaaaaccctagaaaacaAATTCTCATCTACgaatgagaatcaagaacctggAAAAGGTCAACAATACGTTGGAACAACCTTGAAAATTGGGAACAAAGCaatggaaaagggaaaaaaagggaaaaacaaGAAGCATCGAAAATAATc
This sequence is a window from Spinacia oleracea cultivar Varoflay chromosome 1, BTI_SOV_V1, whole genome shotgun sequence. Protein-coding genes within it:
- the LOC110778108 gene encoding protein TIC 55, chloroplastic; translated protein: MAMLQAILPYTPLSKTPILCFPQNPSNSHLHLHLHHFIKNSNKKPKLSLKKVDAIASDVTVGSSSSSGGGEDEVFVGPSSEAEVRGVREVAGYDWTTEWYPLYLAKNIPEDAPLGLTVFDKQLVLYRDGSGELRCYEDRCPHRLAKLSEGQLVDGRLECLYHGWQFEGEGQCVKIPQLPAGAKIPKQACVKTYEVRDSQGVVWVWMSQRFPPNAEKLPWFENFARPGFQDISTTHELPYDHSILLENLMDPAHVPISHDRTDWSAKREDAQALLFEVIERTDRGFAGWWGKESEKSMLNFLRFEAPCVLSNSREIVDEKGEKNYFSGLFLCRPSGQGKSMLIVRFGATKRSPLAKFFPTWYFHQNASKVFEQDMGFLSSQNEVLIREKVPTKELYLNLKSSDTWVAEYRKWMDKVGHGMPYHFGHSTISPPEIPAVVEHAPAGLFAGLSAQSPAKGGLGTMYAPNWSNRYFRHVIHCKECSGVLKAFETWKKVLSVIALLSTGFAILVSGRQWKALCLVTTSLCLAGVYACSAAIALNTTNFIRTHRRL